A single region of the Pontibacter kalidii genome encodes:
- the hemL gene encoding glutamate-1-semialdehyde 2,1-aminomutase has translation MIQAPISEELFQRAQHSIPGGVNSPVRAFRAVGGNPRFMVSAKGPYMFDEDGNRYIDLINSWGPMILGHAAEVVIEAVAKAIPNSLSFGAPTRKEVEIAELIVSMVPSIEKVRMVNSGTEATMSAIRVARGFTGRDKIIKFEGCYHGHGDSFLISAGSGAITLGVPDSPGVTKGTANDTLTAPFNNLAAVQTLVDANKGQIAAIILEPVAGNMGLVTPAQGFLEGLRSICDKEGIVLIFDEVMTGFRLSAGGAQQLFGVTPDMSTMGKIIGGGMPVGAYGGKKEIMDFVAPAGPVYQAGTLSGNPIAMAAGMAMLTYLKEHPEVYTQLEQTSASMVAGMQQNMQKLGLNYTINRVGSMFSIFFTDQPVYDFDTAKASDTALFGRYFNAMLQRGVYLAPSQYETLFVSAAITDELVEQYVQANFGALEEAVNG, from the coding sequence ATGATACAAGCACCCATAAGCGAAGAGCTGTTTCAGCGCGCGCAACATTCTATTCCGGGCGGAGTGAACTCCCCGGTTCGTGCTTTCAGAGCCGTAGGCGGTAACCCACGCTTCATGGTTTCGGCGAAGGGGCCATACATGTTCGATGAGGACGGCAACCGCTACATCGACCTGATCAACTCCTGGGGACCGATGATCTTGGGCCATGCAGCCGAAGTGGTAATTGAGGCGGTGGCGAAAGCCATTCCTAACTCCCTGTCGTTCGGTGCGCCAACCCGTAAGGAAGTGGAGATCGCGGAGCTGATCGTGAGCATGGTGCCAAGTATAGAGAAGGTGCGCATGGTGAATTCCGGCACGGAGGCAACCATGTCGGCCATTCGGGTGGCGCGTGGTTTCACCGGCCGAGACAAGATCATCAAGTTTGAGGGTTGCTACCACGGCCACGGAGATTCTTTCCTGATCTCGGCAGGCAGCGGCGCCATCACACTGGGTGTGCCGGACAGCCCGGGCGTTACCAAAGGCACCGCCAACGACACGCTCACTGCCCCTTTCAACAACCTGGCGGCTGTGCAGACGCTGGTCGACGCCAACAAGGGTCAGATCGCGGCTATTATCCTGGAGCCAGTGGCCGGTAACATGGGCCTGGTTACGCCAGCACAAGGCTTCCTGGAGGGTCTGCGCAGCATCTGCGACAAAGAAGGCATCGTGCTGATCTTTGATGAGGTAATGACCGGTTTCAGGCTTTCGGCGGGCGGAGCGCAGCAACTGTTCGGCGTAACGCCGGATATGAGCACGATGGGCAAGATCATTGGGGGCGGCATGCCGGTGGGCGCCTATGGCGGCAAAAAGGAGATCATGGACTTTGTGGCACCTGCCGGGCCGGTTTACCAGGCGGGTACCCTGTCGGGCAACCCGATTGCCATGGCGGCAGGTATGGCCATGCTGACTTACCTGAAGGAGCATCCGGAAGTGTACACGCAACTCGAGCAAACCAGCGCCAGCATGGTAGCGGGCATGCAGCAGAACATGCAGAAACTAGGGCTGAACTATACCATCAACCGCGTAGGCTCCATGTTCAGTATCTTCTTTACCGACCAGCCCGTGTATGATTTCGACACGGCCAAAGCATCCGACACTGCCTTGTTTGGCCGCTACTTTAACGCCATGCTGCAGCGCGGGGTGTACCTGGCGCCGTCGCAGTACGAGACATTGTTCGTATCCGCAGCCATAACCGATGAGTTGGTGGAGCAGTATGTGCAGGCGAACTTTGGGGCGCTTGAGGAAGCTGTTAACGGATAA
- a CDS encoding ABC transporter substrate-binding protein codes for MNRSICKKIAGIALLSALALPAQAQTQDPATTYSNGKVLLQQQRYDLAMAELLPLSSQDGAYAPEASYLYALAALKSGKTDEASKMLQQLQNQHPRWGGMADADYLLANVLFEQNEYERALSKLQELQGTPLASDAEGLKRYYLTRLNDRPKYEQLMRRFGSDKVVAQIYADKLIGGWYRPEDRRMLESLVQEFKLDRSRYLSKEALSNQGYDVALLLPFQLNQNYATTARKNQFITDMYAGMKLAQDSLKQLGININLFTYDTGADTVGVKRVLDTPEMQSMDLIIGPVYKTTAKVAARYAAQNNINVINPLSQDVEMTAGNSNVFLFESSVATQARQAATYAYQNFSPKTAIILYENTKADTEFANHYRQQFQQLGGKVSVYKKFNPAEAAVTAAAFRELKLDGNGHLAVFSDKMIAAMNATSLLQSKAPQLPLVTYQSWLDINQITLQQLDYLQVYFISPKYVNKLSPANKSFREKYTAKYHLPPSQYAYAGFEMLFYFGQLLKQYGPQFNGQLATAGIRPGVFYSGIGYTDLQQHLQPDNQYIPLLKLENLELTVVNPVF; via the coding sequence ATGAACAGAAGCATCTGCAAGAAAATAGCAGGCATCGCGCTGCTGAGTGCCCTGGCCCTGCCTGCTCAGGCGCAGACACAAGACCCGGCCACCACGTACAGCAACGGCAAGGTGCTGCTACAGCAACAACGCTACGACCTGGCCATGGCAGAACTTTTGCCACTTTCCAGCCAGGACGGCGCCTATGCCCCGGAGGCTTCTTACCTGTACGCCCTGGCAGCCCTGAAGTCGGGCAAAACCGACGAGGCTTCTAAAATGCTGCAGCAGCTGCAGAACCAGCATCCCCGCTGGGGCGGCATGGCCGATGCGGATTATCTGCTGGCCAACGTACTCTTTGAGCAAAACGAGTACGAACGTGCCCTCAGCAAACTGCAGGAACTACAGGGTACCCCGCTGGCCAGCGATGCCGAGGGGCTGAAGCGATACTACCTGACCCGCCTGAACGACCGCCCGAAGTATGAGCAGCTGATGCGCCGCTTTGGCTCCGACAAGGTGGTAGCGCAGATCTACGCCGACAAACTGATTGGGGGCTGGTACCGCCCCGAGGACCGTCGGATGCTGGAGAGCCTGGTGCAGGAGTTTAAGCTGGACCGCAGCCGCTACCTGAGCAAGGAGGCCCTGAGCAACCAGGGCTACGACGTGGCACTGCTCCTCCCCTTCCAGCTAAACCAGAACTACGCCACCACAGCCCGCAAGAACCAGTTTATCACGGATATGTATGCCGGTATGAAACTGGCGCAGGACTCGCTGAAGCAGCTGGGTATTAACATCAACCTGTTTACTTACGATACAGGGGCGGATACCGTGGGAGTGAAACGTGTGCTGGATACGCCGGAGATGCAAAGCATGGACCTGATCATCGGGCCAGTGTACAAAACAACGGCAAAGGTGGCTGCCCGTTATGCAGCGCAGAACAACATCAACGTCATCAACCCCCTGTCGCAGGATGTGGAGATGACGGCCGGCAACAGCAACGTGTTTCTCTTTGAGTCGTCGGTAGCCACGCAGGCGCGGCAGGCAGCCACGTATGCCTACCAGAACTTCTCGCCTAAAACGGCGATCATACTTTACGAGAATACGAAAGCCGATACCGAGTTTGCCAACCATTACCGCCAGCAATTTCAGCAGTTGGGCGGCAAAGTGAGCGTCTACAAGAAGTTCAACCCTGCTGAGGCCGCCGTCACGGCCGCCGCTTTCAGGGAGCTGAAACTGGATGGGAACGGCCATTTGGCCGTTTTTTCCGATAAGATGATTGCAGCTATGAACGCCACCAGCCTGCTGCAGAGCAAGGCGCCGCAGCTGCCACTGGTCACCTACCAGAGCTGGCTCGACATCAACCAGATCACGCTGCAGCAGCTTGACTACCTGCAGGTATACTTTATCAGCCCAAAGTACGTGAACAAGCTGAGCCCTGCCAACAAGAGCTTCCGCGAGAAGTATACCGCAAAGTATCACCTGCCGCCGTCGCAGTATGCCTATGCCGGGTTCGAGATGCTGTTTTACTTCGGCCAGCTGCTGAAGCAGTACGGCCCCCAGTTTAACGGGCAGCTGGCTACGGCAGGCATCCGGCCGGGTGTGTTTTACAGCGGCATCGGCTACACCGACCTACAGCAGCACCTGCAGCCAGACAACCAGTACATACCCCTGCTCAAGCTGGAGAACCTCGAGCTGACCGTGGTAAACCCTGTATTTTAA
- the guaA gene encoding glutamine-hydrolyzing GMP synthase, with amino-acid sequence MPEKILILDFGSQYTQLIARRVRELNVYCEIHPYNHVPELTDEVKGVILSGSPCSVRDAEHPTINLEQFLGKLPLLGVCYGAQLMAHEFGGEVTPSTIREYGRARLSELHNHDRLLKELTLGSVVWMSHGDTIKEIPDNIEVIASTESVRVAAYKLKGQETYGIQFHPEVTHSDEGKTLLRNFVVHICGCQQDWTSEQFIDSTVAELKAQIGNDKVVLGLSGGVDSSVAAMLIHQAIGKNLYCIFVDNGLLRKDEFETVLDSYKHMGLNVKGVDAKEKFYSALAGITDPELKRKAIGRVFIEVFDDEAHQIEDVKWLAQGTIYPDVIESVSVKGPSATIKSHHNVGGLPDFMKLKVVEPLKALFKDEVRLVGKALQIDDIIIGRHPFPGPGLAIRILGDITPEKVHVLQQVDHIFISNLKKSGLYDEVWQAGAILTPVQSVGVMGDERTYENVVALRAVTSIDGMTADWSRLPYEFLADVSNEIINKVKGVNRVVYDISSKPPATIEWE; translated from the coding sequence ATGCCAGAAAAAATTCTCATCCTCGATTTCGGCTCCCAGTACACCCAGCTAATTGCCAGAAGGGTGCGCGAGCTAAATGTTTACTGTGAGATTCATCCGTACAACCATGTGCCGGAGCTTACAGACGAAGTGAAAGGCGTTATCCTGTCAGGCAGCCCCTGCTCGGTTCGTGACGCTGAACACCCCACCATTAATTTAGAGCAGTTCCTGGGCAAGCTCCCATTACTTGGCGTTTGCTATGGTGCGCAGCTGATGGCCCATGAGTTTGGCGGTGAGGTAACCCCGTCTACCATCCGCGAGTATGGCCGCGCCCGCCTGAGTGAGCTGCACAACCACGACCGCCTGCTGAAAGAGCTTACACTGGGCTCTGTGGTATGGATGTCGCACGGCGATACCATCAAAGAAATTCCGGATAACATCGAAGTAATTGCCAGCACCGAGAGCGTGCGCGTAGCAGCCTATAAGCTGAAAGGCCAGGAGACCTACGGCATTCAGTTCCACCCGGAAGTTACCCACTCCGACGAAGGCAAAACCCTGTTGCGCAACTTTGTTGTGCACATCTGCGGCTGCCAGCAGGACTGGACCTCCGAGCAGTTCATTGATTCCACGGTGGCTGAGCTGAAAGCGCAGATTGGCAACGATAAAGTGGTGCTGGGCCTTTCGGGCGGCGTGGACTCTAGCGTGGCGGCCATGCTGATTCACCAGGCTATCGGCAAAAACCTGTACTGTATTTTTGTAGACAACGGCCTGCTGCGCAAAGACGAGTTCGAAACGGTGCTCGACTCTTACAAGCACATGGGCCTGAACGTAAAAGGCGTGGACGCGAAAGAGAAATTCTACAGCGCCCTAGCCGGTATAACTGACCCGGAACTGAAGCGCAAAGCCATCGGCCGCGTGTTTATTGAGGTATTTGATGACGAAGCGCACCAGATTGAGGATGTGAAGTGGCTGGCGCAGGGCACCATTTACCCGGACGTGATTGAGTCGGTGAGTGTGAAAGGACCATCTGCCACCATCAAATCGCACCACAACGTGGGCGGTCTGCCAGATTTTATGAAACTGAAAGTGGTGGAGCCGCTGAAAGCACTATTCAAGGACGAGGTTCGTTTGGTAGGTAAGGCGCTGCAGATCGACGACATCATCATCGGCCGCCACCCGTTCCCGGGCCCGGGCCTTGCCATCCGTATTTTGGGCGATATCACCCCGGAGAAAGTGCACGTGCTGCAGCAGGTAGATCACATTTTCATCAGCAACCTGAAAAAATCCGGCCTGTACGACGAAGTATGGCAGGCAGGCGCAATCCTTACCCCAGTGCAGTCGGTAGGTGTGATGGGTGATGAGCGCACGTATGAGAACGTGGTGGCCCTACGCGCCGTGACAAGTATAGATGGCATGACGGCTGACTGGAGCCGGCTTCCGTACGAGTTCCTGGCCGATGTGTCGAATGAGATCATCAACAAAGTAAAAGGCGTCAACCGCGTCGTGTACGACATCAGCTCCAAACCACCGGCCACTATCGAGTGGGAATAG
- the dcd gene encoding dCTP deaminase: MILSDKQILEEMEKGTILVEPFDRASLGTNSYDVRLGRYLALYKDEVLDARKHNEIETFEISEEGYVLEPGKLYLGVTLEYTETHAHVPFLEGKSSVGRLGIDIHATAGKGDVGFCNTWTLEISVSQKVRVYYGMPIGQLIYFEVKGGIENYYNKKQNAKYNRRTITPVESMMWMNEW, translated from the coding sequence ATGATTTTATCAGACAAGCAGATACTGGAGGAGATGGAGAAAGGCACCATACTGGTAGAGCCTTTTGACCGCGCCAGCCTTGGTACCAACTCTTACGACGTGCGCCTGGGCCGCTACCTAGCCTTGTACAAAGACGAGGTGCTGGATGCCCGCAAGCACAACGAGATAGAAACCTTCGAGATATCGGAGGAAGGCTACGTGCTGGAGCCGGGGAAGCTGTACCTGGGCGTAACCCTGGAATACACCGAAACGCACGCCCATGTACCGTTTTTGGAGGGCAAGTCAAGTGTAGGCCGCCTGGGCATCGATATCCATGCCACTGCCGGCAAAGGCGACGTAGGCTTCTGCAATACCTGGACCCTGGAGATCTCCGTTTCGCAGAAAGTGCGCGTGTACTACGGTATGCCCATCGGGCAGCTGATCTATTTTGAGGTGAAAGGCGGCATCGAAAACTATTACAACAAGAAACAAAACGCCAAATATAACCGCCGCACTATCACGCCCGTAGAGTCTATGATGTGGATGAACGAGTGGTAA
- a CDS encoding lipopolysaccharide biosynthesis protein has product MSRTLQREGIWNTTISYAGILIGYVNTVLLFPNFMDEAEVGLTRLLLSISVMYAQFSALGFVNMSVRYFPYFRDPEKQHNGFLFLLLSVPMLGFILSTALFLLFRPLVVEYYLENSPLIIDYYYYLIPLALFTLLFNMFTAYLRSLYKTIVSSFVQDFLLRILTTVLISVYALGVMEFHTFVLLYIIINSVGALVLAGYTIWLKQLHLKPSLAILGIVPIRELFYYGFFTLLGNISTTIITTVDQVMISSYSLSDNGIYTTAFFMTSAILVPGRSILKIAHPQVADFWKEKDMQGMGHLYQNVTMINLIVGLLLFIGIWANIDNLYDFMPESYRAGKYVVLFLALARLVDLATSLNGAILATSEKYKWDLGFNVVLAGLTIWTNWYFIPRYGIEGAAFASMLSLVTMNLARLLFVKYIYHIQPFTWSALSITAIAAATLGVSYLLPYLGNAFLDIIVRSLLITALYLGLALSLNIYPEMNAWLRKVIFGITGWRV; this is encoded by the coding sequence ATGAGCAGAACCTTACAGCGCGAAGGAATCTGGAACACCACCATTTCGTATGCCGGCATCCTGATCGGGTATGTGAACACGGTGCTGCTCTTCCCCAACTTCATGGATGAGGCGGAGGTGGGCCTCACGCGCCTGCTTTTGTCCATTTCGGTGATGTATGCACAGTTCTCGGCCCTGGGCTTCGTGAACATGAGCGTGCGCTATTTCCCCTACTTCCGCGACCCGGAGAAGCAGCACAATGGCTTCCTGTTCCTGCTGCTGTCGGTGCCGATGCTCGGATTTATACTTTCCACGGCGCTTTTTCTGCTCTTTAGACCGTTGGTGGTCGAGTATTACCTCGAGAACTCACCGCTCATCATCGACTACTACTATTACCTGATCCCGCTGGCGCTGTTCACGCTGTTGTTCAATATGTTCACGGCCTACCTGCGCTCGCTCTACAAGACCATCGTCTCCTCCTTTGTGCAGGATTTTCTGCTGCGCATACTTACCACGGTGCTCATCAGCGTGTATGCCTTGGGAGTGATGGAGTTCCATACTTTTGTGCTGCTCTACATCATCATCAACTCCGTGGGAGCGCTGGTACTGGCGGGCTATACCATCTGGCTGAAGCAACTGCACCTGAAGCCATCGCTGGCAATACTAGGGATCGTTCCGATACGGGAGCTGTTTTATTACGGTTTTTTCACCTTATTGGGTAACATCTCCACCACCATCATCACCACGGTGGATCAGGTGATGATTTCCTCCTACAGCCTTTCGGACAACGGCATTTACACCACAGCCTTTTTCATGACGAGCGCCATCCTGGTGCCGGGCCGCTCCATACTTAAGATCGCCCACCCGCAGGTAGCGGATTTCTGGAAGGAGAAGGACATGCAAGGAATGGGCCACCTCTACCAGAACGTGACGATGATCAATCTGATCGTAGGGCTGCTGCTCTTTATCGGCATCTGGGCCAATATCGATAACCTGTATGATTTCATGCCGGAGAGCTACCGCGCCGGAAAGTATGTGGTGCTATTCCTGGCGCTGGCCCGCCTCGTAGACTTGGCTACCAGCCTGAACGGCGCTATTCTGGCCACCTCCGAGAAGTATAAATGGGACCTAGGCTTTAACGTGGTGCTGGCAGGGCTGACGATCTGGACAAACTGGTACTTTATTCCGCGTTACGGCATTGAGGGGGCGGCCTTTGCCTCGATGCTTTCTTTGGTCACGATGAACCTGGCGCGCCTGCTTTTTGTGAAGTATATTTACCATATCCAGCCCTTCACCTGGAGCGCGCTAAGTATAACGGCCATTGCTGCCGCTACCTTAGGAGTTTCTTACCTCCTGCCCTACCTCGGTAACGCATTCCTTGATATCATTGTGCGCTCGCTGCTAATTACGGCTCTTTACCTGGGGCTGGCGCTCAGCCTGAACATCTACCCCGAAATGAACGCATGGTTGCGCAAGGTGATTTTCGGCATCACCGGCTGGAGGGTTTGA
- the gldC gene encoding gliding motility protein GldC yields MKKSEIYFSIALDDNRIPEAISWRATDAGDKIHFAKAINISLWDRDEAGTMKIDLWTKDMPVDEMKYFYIDTMGAMAQSIATATNDQAMAQKIRALCQELNEHVEQDRLKNDPNDAK; encoded by the coding sequence ATGAAGAAGTCAGAAATATACTTTAGCATTGCCCTGGATGATAACCGCATTCCGGAGGCCATCAGCTGGCGGGCTACGGATGCTGGTGATAAGATACACTTTGCCAAGGCCATCAACATCTCCCTGTGGGACCGTGACGAGGCTGGCACGATGAAGATAGACCTCTGGACGAAAGATATGCCCGTGGACGAGATGAAGTATTTCTACATCGATACCATGGGTGCCATGGCGCAAAGCATCGCCACTGCCACCAACGACCAGGCGATGGCCCAGAAAATACGCGCCCTGTGCCAGGAGCTGAACGAGCACGTGGAGCAGGACCGTTTAAAGAACGATCCGAATGATGCGAAATAG
- a CDS encoding cell division ATP-binding protein FtsE, whose product MSFSSSPVVSLRDVTIYQDVNTILSNVSFDVEKGEFVYLVGRTGSGKSSLLKTLYADLPLQTGNAAVADFQLGKLRRKQIPYLRRKVGIIFQDFQLLSDRTVAENLAFVLRATGWSDKSKRKQRISEVLMRVGLDAAANKMPHQLSGGEQQRVVVARALLNEPVILFADEPTGNLDPMVADGIMKLFQEINKHGTAVLMATHNYEIIQRYPQRVLKCVDGRVLDSKVEEFNLVNGY is encoded by the coding sequence ATGAGTTTTTCCTCTTCACCGGTGGTATCGTTGCGCGACGTCACTATTTACCAGGACGTGAACACCATTCTCAGTAACGTAAGCTTTGATGTGGAGAAAGGTGAGTTTGTGTACCTGGTGGGCCGCACGGGAAGCGGTAAAAGCTCGCTTCTGAAAACGCTTTACGCCGATTTGCCCCTACAGACAGGGAACGCCGCGGTGGCCGACTTCCAGCTGGGCAAACTGCGGCGCAAGCAGATTCCGTACCTCCGCCGCAAGGTGGGCATCATTTTCCAGGATTTCCAGCTACTTTCGGACCGGACAGTGGCGGAGAACCTGGCCTTTGTGCTCAGGGCAACCGGCTGGAGCGACAAATCGAAACGCAAACAGCGGATTTCGGAGGTATTGATGCGCGTGGGCCTGGATGCAGCCGCCAACAAGATGCCGCACCAGCTCTCCGGCGGGGAGCAGCAGCGTGTGGTGGTGGCAAGAGCCCTGCTAAATGAACCGGTTATACTTTTCGCCGACGAGCCAACTGGAAATCTGGATCCAATGGTGGCCGACGGTATCATGAAGCTTTTCCAGGAGATCAATAAACATGGTACGGCCGTTCTAATGGCCACGCACAACTATGAGATCATCCAACGCTACCCGCAGCGCGTGCTCAAGTGCGTAGATGGCCGTGTACTAGACTCCAAGGTAGAGGAATTTAACCTGGTGAACGGCTACTAA
- the fsa gene encoding fructose-6-phosphate aldolase produces the protein MKFFIDTANLQEIQEAHDLGVLDGVTTNPSLMAKEGIFGHDNVIAHYKQICEIVDGDISAEVIATDFDGIVREGEFLAELHPNIVVKVPMIRDGVKAIRYFSEKGIKTNCTLVFSAGQAILAAKAGATYVSPFVGRLDDVSTDGMQLIEQIVQIYGNYGYQTQVLAASVRHVMHLVQCAEVGADVVTCPLSVITGLLKHPLTDIGLEKFLADHAKGNK, from the coding sequence ATGAAATTCTTTATCGATACGGCCAACCTGCAGGAGATTCAGGAAGCCCATGACCTCGGCGTGCTCGATGGTGTTACCACGAACCCATCACTGATGGCCAAAGAAGGCATCTTTGGCCATGATAACGTAATTGCCCACTACAAGCAAATCTGCGAAATCGTGGATGGGGACATCAGTGCCGAGGTAATAGCCACAGATTTTGATGGTATTGTGCGCGAAGGAGAGTTCCTGGCCGAGCTGCACCCGAACATTGTGGTGAAAGTGCCGATGATCCGCGATGGCGTGAAGGCTATCCGTTACTTCAGCGAGAAAGGCATCAAGACCAACTGTACGCTGGTGTTTTCTGCCGGACAGGCCATTTTGGCTGCTAAGGCGGGCGCAACGTATGTTTCTCCTTTTGTCGGTCGCCTGGATGATGTGTCAACGGACGGTATGCAGCTTATTGAGCAGATCGTGCAGATTTACGGCAACTATGGTTACCAGACGCAGGTACTGGCCGCATCCGTGCGCCACGTTATGCACCTGGTGCAGTGTGCCGAGGTGGGTGCCGATGTGGTAACCTGCCCGCTGAGTGTGATCACCGGTCTGCTGAAGCACCCGCTTACAGACATTGGGCTGGAGAAATTCCTGGCGGATCACGCTAAAGGAAATAAATAA
- a CDS encoding DegT/DnrJ/EryC1/StrS family aminotransferase, whose protein sequence is MEDIKMTATKAQYAKLKPELDAAFSTVMASMSMEEGPQQQEFARSIATFQQVQHAIPCARGTDALELALLALQLPAGAEVILPAFCYEALPEVIMKLNLKPVFADVDSRTFTLSPAAAERMITAATAAMVPVHLFGQCAPMQELTELAQKYNLWLLEDVAQALGAVYVDKDEKEWRAGAIGHMGYTSFFPTKPSADFGEGGAVFTGDAELAERMQQIARDGMGGKYTFSARLQNLQAAMLDVKIRYLDEYNEAREEIARFYDNAFAETKLVQAPQRATYSSHTYHQYTIKVAPALRDGLQQHLSDNFIPSVVYYPQPLHLLEKYTLAGYLPGELPVAELLSQSALSLPLHSELKEDQLAYICQHVIDYVKQNR, encoded by the coding sequence ATGGAAGATATCAAAATGACTGCCACCAAAGCCCAGTATGCCAAGTTGAAGCCCGAACTGGATGCCGCCTTCAGCACCGTGATGGCCAGCATGAGTATGGAGGAGGGGCCACAGCAACAGGAGTTTGCCAGAAGTATAGCAACTTTCCAGCAGGTGCAGCATGCTATACCCTGTGCACGTGGTACTGATGCCCTCGAGCTGGCCCTGCTGGCGCTACAACTGCCTGCCGGTGCCGAGGTTATACTTCCTGCCTTCTGTTATGAGGCTTTGCCTGAGGTTATCATGAAGCTGAACTTAAAGCCTGTTTTTGCGGATGTGGATTCTCGCACCTTTACACTTTCCCCGGCGGCTGCAGAACGGATGATAACAGCGGCAACCGCAGCCATGGTGCCAGTGCATTTGTTTGGACAGTGTGCTCCGATGCAGGAGCTGACGGAGCTGGCACAAAAGTATAACCTGTGGCTGCTGGAGGATGTCGCACAGGCGCTGGGAGCGGTTTATGTAGACAAGGATGAAAAAGAGTGGAGGGCGGGGGCCATTGGACACATGGGCTATACTTCGTTCTTCCCGACCAAACCTTCGGCTGACTTCGGGGAGGGTGGGGCCGTGTTTACCGGCGATGCGGAGCTGGCGGAGCGTATGCAGCAGATCGCCAGGGATGGAATGGGCGGTAAGTATACCTTTAGCGCCAGGCTGCAAAACCTGCAGGCGGCCATGCTGGATGTGAAGATCAGGTACCTGGACGAATACAACGAGGCGCGGGAGGAAATTGCCCGTTTCTACGACAATGCCTTCGCGGAAACCAAGCTGGTGCAGGCTCCGCAGCGGGCCACTTACAGCTCGCATACTTACCACCAGTATACCATAAAAGTAGCGCCAGCCTTACGCGACGGGCTGCAGCAGCACCTGAGCGATAACTTTATCCCGAGCGTGGTTTATTACCCGCAGCCGCTGCACCTGCTAGAGAAGTATACTTTGGCCGGATACCTGCCCGGTGAGTTGCCGGTGGCGGAGCTGCTGAGCCAAAGCGCTCTGTCGCTGCCTTTGCACTCCGAGCTGAAGGAGGACCAGCTGGCCTATATTTGTCAGCATGTGATAGATTATGTTAAGCAGAATAGGTGA
- a CDS encoding fructose-6-phosphate aldolase, whose product MYIIKVKGKAKIPDYIQLRDENFVLIAYFRADRPLKNLDRYGLEGKEEALAGLIESLEFGKLQKLDI is encoded by the coding sequence ATGTATATCATTAAAGTAAAAGGCAAGGCCAAAATTCCGGACTATATTCAGCTCCGCGATGAAAATTTTGTGCTGATTGCTTACTTTAGGGCCGACCGTCCGCTCAAGAACCTTGACAGGTATGGGTTGGAGGGCAAAGAAGAAGCCCTGGCTGGACTCATTGAGTCGCTTGAGTTCGGCAAACTTCAGAAATTAGACATTTAA